TCATTCTGGTAGGAAACCCGAATGTCGGCAAGAGCCTGCTGTTCAAAAACCTCACGAATCGTTTCGTGATCGTATCCAACTATCCGGGTACGACCGTAGAGGTTGTTCGGGCCCAGGCAGGGTTCAACGGCCGCTCCGTTCAAGTGATCGACACCCCGGGCATCAACGATGTTGCCCCGCGGTCAGACGATGTGAAGGTCACCCTTCAGCTTCTGAAGGACCATCCGACCGGGACTATCGTGCAGGTGGCTGACGCCAAGAACCTCCGTCGCGCGCTGTTTCTGACGCTGCAGCTGGCGGAGCTTGGGCGTCCCATGATCCTCGTCCTGAACATGCTCGACGAGCTCGATGAGCGCGGCGGACGGATCGACTTCGAACGCCTCAGCGAGATTCTTGGCATCCCGGTCGTCGGAACGGTGGCCATTCGCAATCAGGGGACCGAAGATGTCATAACGGAGGTCGCCAATGCACGCCCGCCGCGGCTGGCCGACGGCTACGACGCGGAAGGATCAAAGGACTATCACTACCACTCGAGCCGTGCCCGCCTTGATACCGTCCATCGAATCATGGACGACACGTATGCGATAGAGAAGCCGCGCAACGCCAGCCTGCGCGTCAGGCTTGGGTTCTGGGCGATGCACCCGTTCAGGGGCATGGCGTTTCTGGCAGTCGTGCTGCTGGTCGTGTTCTGGTTCGTCGGCCTGTTCGGCGCCGGCACTCTGGTGGACCTGATGGAGGTCGGACTGTTTGAGCAACGTGTAAGCCCGGCAGCCATCACGGCTGTGGACGCTGTCTTGCCATTCCCGCACGAACACGTATCGGAAAATATCACGCATGGCGTCGGACTGCCGATCACGCCTGTTCATGAGATCACGATCCTCGATCTCGACAAAGTCGCTACGTTACCGGACTATGCGCTGTCGCAGGGTGCCGCGCTCACGACAGCCCAAAAGGTGATGCGCTTCTTTCATGATCTGCTGGTCGGGCAATACGGGCTCATCACCATGGCTCTGAGCTACGCGCTCGCCATCGTTCTTCCGATCGTGACCACGTTCTTTCTCGTCTTCAGCATCCTCGAGGACTCCGGCTACTTTCCGCGCATGGCCGTGATGGTGAATCGGGTATTTCGATTGATGGGTCTCAACGGGAAGGCGGTGCTACCGATGATTCTGGGGCTGGGCTGCGCGACGATGGCGACAATGACGACCCGAATTCTGGAGACCCGCAAGGAGCGGCTTGTTACGATCATGCTGCTCGCGCTCGCCGTCCCGTGTTCGGCGCAGCTCGGCGTGCTGCTCGCGATGATGGCAGCGCTCTCGCCGACCGGCGCGGCGGTATGGGTACTTCTTGTTGTCGCCGTCATGCTGGCCGTTGGCAGTCTGAGCAGCCGGATATTCGGTGGCGAGACGAGCGAGTTCATTCTGGAGATCCCTCCGATGAGGCGCCCTCAGTTGGCCAACGTGTTGCTCAAGACCGGGAGTCGTCTCAGCTGGTATCTGCGGGAGGTGATTCCGATTTTTGTGATCGGCACCGCGATTCTTTTCGTCCTCGATCGCGTCAATGCGCTAGGCGCCATCGCTCGCGCGGCCGAGCCTCTTGTCACGGGTTGGCTGGGTCTTCCGTCGGAGATGGCGAACGCGTTCCTTGTCGGGTTCCTGCGTCGGGATTTCGGCGCTGTTTACATTCTGGATGCTGCGATCGGCGACAACCCCGTATTGTCGCCCCATCAAATTCTCGTTGCGATGGTGACGATCACGCTGTTCATGCCGTGTATCGCTAACTTCCTCATGATCGCGCGCGAGCAAGGGATGAAGGTTGCCGGCAGCATGCTGGCATTCATCTTTCCGTTCGCCTTCTTCGTGGGCGGCGCCGTCAACTATATAGGCAGATGGCTTCTGAACTTCTGACTTGTCCGCTTTGCGGATTCGGATTCGATCGCACCGACACGCTGTGTGCACATGGCTGTCCGCTGGGCGCGATGTGCAATCTCGTGCGTTGTCCGAGCTGCAACTACGAGTTCGCAGAGACCTATCCGCGCGAGTCCTGGATGCGCAAACTGTTTTCGAAAAAGGCCGTGGCTGCGCCATCGAATCTGCCGACGGAGGTGCGCCCTGTGTCGGAGCTCCGGTTCGGTACACGGGCCGAGGTGCTATGCGTTGGTGGCGGAGGGAGCCGCGAAGATCGCCTCGCCGTGTTCGGTCTTGCACCCGGCGCCGAGGTCACCGTCATTCAGCAGAAGCCGTCGTGCGTATTAAAGATCGACGAGACGGAACTTGCTCTTGATCCGGAGATCGCGGCTCAGATTCTGGTACGCGTTCGCGTTGACGAGGCGGAGGCCGCCTAGTAGACGACCCGGCCGGCTCGTGCCGCGCGTTGCTTCGGTGTAGGCCGACCCCGAAGACCGCGCATCTCAGCTTCCGTTGCGATGCGGCGCTGGGTGATCCGAACTCCCGTCTTGACCTGCTTCGGCGGTCGCAGATCTCTCGTGCGCGATCGATTCCTGTCGATCATGTATTTCGTGCGCTGGGGCGTCTGCGTCGATTTCACCGAGTATTTCGGTCGCTTGCCGGCGCTGTCTCGCATGCGCTGGAGCTTGCGCGACTGCCGGGTGCGCTGGCGACTGGCCATCGTGCTCTGCACACGACGTGCCTGGGATCGCTGGATCCGCTTTCGAAACGCTGCGCGCTGCGCGATAGTAGATCTCTGATGAACCGATTTTGTACCGTATGTCAGCGTTTGTGCTTCTGCGGGCTGGACCACAGCAACGAGGACACCCAGGGCGAGGGTGGCAAGTGTCGTTTTCATTGTCATGATGTCAAGATGGCGAGTGCGGACCGAGTTGAAGGATAAGTGCTGATCCGCCGCCACCGGCGACACTTTTATGTAACGCAAATAAACGCGATTCTGGGAGATCCCGGCTGACGCCCGAAAATTGGAATGCGCGGAGACCCCCCGGGGTCTAAGGGAGAGAGTGATTGTGTGACCGGACCTATGGTCACCCCAAAGAATTCAAAAGAGATGTCGAGGATACAGGTACCATGAGACAACGACCAAAGACCGTAGCCCGTATGGCCGCCCTGGGCGTGGCACTGATGATTTTTGGAACGCTGACGGCTGTCGCGCAGCCCCGCGAACGTATGGTCGACCCCGAGGTGCGTCTGGAGACCATGATGAGTCACCTGACGTCCGAGCTCGAGCTGACCGACGATCAGGCGGAGAAGGTTAGAGGGATCCTGGCTGAGCAGATTGAGAAGCAGGGGGAGATGATGGAGGCCCGACGGGCCGGCGACCGGGAAGCACGGCGGGCGATGCGGACAGACATGGAGAAGTGGCGTGCGGAGACTGACACGCGAATGGCAGAGGTGCTCACTGAAGACCAGGTCGAGAAGTACACGAAGTACATGGACAAGAATCGAAGGGGCCCGAGGGATGGTGGTGGCCGGCGCGGCCGATCGGGTCGGCGTGGATAGGGGTGTGATCCTTCATCCCCGACCTTACTAGTGATCCCCGACCTCACGGGTCATCCCGGACCTCATTGGTCGTCTCGGACCTTATTAGTCATCCCGGACCTCATTGGTCTTCTCGGACCTTATTAGTCATCCCGGACGTGATCCGGGATCCATGCGACGCCGAGGCAATCTCATCGTGGGATGGATCCCCGCCTTCGCGGGGATGACGCGTGGTTGGATTCTCGCCAACACGGGGATGACGAGCAGACCGGCGCGACATCCCGGACCTCATTGGTTATCCACGACCTTATTAGTCATCCCGGACTCGTTGGTCCTCCCGGCCTCGTTGGTCCTCCCGGCCTCGTTGGTCATCCCGGACTTGATCCGGGATCCATGCGGCGCCGAGGCAATCTCATCGTGGTATGGATCCCCGCCTGTGCGGGGATGACGCGTGGTTGGATTCTCGCCTACGCGGGGATGACCAGCAGACCGGCGCGACATCCCGGACCTCATTGGTCATCCACGACCTTATTAGTCCTCCCGGCCTCGTTGGTCATCCGCGGGTTAGATTCTCGCGGGGATGACGAGCAGACCGGTGGGACATCCCGGCCTCGTTGGTCATCCACGACCTTATTAGTCATCCCGGACTCGTTGGTCATCCCGGACTTGATCCGGGATCCATGCGACGCTCAGAAATCACATCGTTCTACAGATCCCTCTCCCGCTACTCCGTCGTTTCGTCGCTCGCGGTCCAGATGCCGTTGGCCGGATTCGCATCGGGGTAGTAGCCATCGGCGTCGATCTCCACGCGGCTCACGGTTCCGGCCGGAAACGACATTCGGGCGACCCGGTTGTCATCCAGCCAGTGATCGACGGGCACAACCTGGTCGACCGTCCGGCCATCCGCATACGTCACCCGCACGGGGGCGGGCATCGGGGTCAATCCGAGATCATGAATGATGACTTCAATGGTTCCATCCGGTGCAGTGCCGACCGAAGCGACGGACTGATCCAGCGGCCACGTCTCGAACAACCACGAGGTCCAGAACCAGTCGAGCTCCATCTCCAGTACGTCTTCGAACGTATTGAAGAGGTCCCATGGCAAAGGGTGCTTGTTCGTCCAGCGATGAGCGTATTCGCGCAGTGCCTTGTAGAACAACTCATTACCAACCATGCCGCGGAGCGCGTGCATCACCGATGCGGGTTTGGCATACGCGGCCGTGCCGCGCCCAAACTGATTCCGATACGTATCGGCATGTCGCATCGATGGCTCTTCAAAGCCGCTGCCTACGATCCTGAGGTAGCCGCGCATCTCTCCCGGCCAGCGATTCTCCGAATAGAATTCAGTACCGCCCTCGGCGGTGTTGAACGACGTCAGTCCTTCGTCCATCCACGTGAAAGCTTTCTCGTTCTGTCCGACCAGCATCGGAAACCACATGTGCCCCAGTTCATGGTACGTGACGCCGAACAGTCGCGCCTCGTTTCGCGTGCCGCCGATCAGCGTGATCATCGGGAACTCCATCCCGCCACCTATGATGCCCTGTACCGCCGTCATCTGCGGATAGGGATACGGCATGATGTTTCGGGAGAGCGATTCGATCGAAAACTTCGAGTACTCGGCAGCCTTGTCCCACGACTGCGCTTCCGGCCGGTAGAACGCGTGGATCATCGACGCATCATTCCTGCCGTCGCCGTCCAGGTCTCCTACGGTCGCGTTGGTCGCGTCCCACAGATACTTGTCCGACGTCCCGAAGGCGAAATCGCGCACATTGTTCGCCTTGAATTTCCATGTCAACGTGCCGGACGGACTATCCACGGTTGACACCCCTATTTGTCGCTCGTTCTCGGTCACCACGCGCACGACCTCTTCGCTCCGTGCGGCGGTCGCCAGTCGGCCCTGCACGGTCGGCGTCAGGACATCATTCGGATTCAGAAGTTCGCCTGTGGCGCCTATCAACCAGCCCTCGGGCACCGTTATCGACACGTCGTAATCAGCGTATCCCATATAGAACTCGCCGTTACCCTGATACGCATCGTTGTCCCATCCGTCGACGTCGTCGTAGACGGCCATCTGCGGATACCAGTACGCGAGATAGTAGACTTCCCCGTCCTGCCCCATGCGCGGCGCGCCGACCTCCGGCACTTCAAAATTCCAGGAGAAGCCGAGCTTCGTCTGCGTTCCCGGCGGAATGCCCTGAGGAACATCGATGAGCAGTTTTGTACCGCGAATCGAATACTGCAGTTTGAGATCGGGACGCGGACCGGGGCCAAAGAAGAAACCCTGTTGCCGGCCTTCCACCAAATTCTTCCCGTTCATCGATACGCGGCTCAGCTGCACGCCTCCCGTAATCTGAACCGGACGCGTACGGACCACGCCTTCGCTGTGCAGGTTCTGATACAGATTGACAACCAGCTGCCGCAACGTGTCCGGCGAGTTATTGTGATACGTCAAGGTTTCGGAGCCGCGCAGCATGTTCGTGGTAGGCGAAAGCACGGCGTCAATCACGTACTCGGCGGTGTTGGTCCAGTACTCTGGACCCGGTGCGCCATCGGGCGAGCGGGTGCCGCGGTCAAGCGCCCGCTGAACGGCCGGAGTGTTGAAGACGGGGTAGGGAATCGGGCGGGTCTGCTGCGCGACGACTACCGGCGCGACGAGCGCTACTAGAAGAGCTGAAAGAAGGGTTTTTCGGATCATGGGAGCAATGGGGCTTGTTGTGACGGTGGAGTACGATAAAGGTACGTCGGCAGGCCATCGACCTGACGGTTGTTCCGGCGGCGACAGCCCGGAAATCCGTCAACAAATCGGTAATTCATGAATCTTTTGTCATCGTATTCCCGTCGGATACGTCCTGACGCTCGACACGTCGACTTCCATGGCGCAGTCACGATTCTGTGGTGCGCTTGTCCATCCAACATTTACTTGTAGCATGAAGACCATGATTCGCCTGTTTCTGGCCAGTGCCGTGGTATGCGCATTCGCTGCCGATTCTGTGGCCCAGACGTACAATTCAGAAGCACAACCAGGCTCCCGACTGGGATTTGGAAGTGCCGTGGCCATGTCGGCCGACGAAATCGCCGTAACCGAACCCACGAACGATTACTCGTCCGGATTCGTGTACATATATCGCAAGGACCGGGGCAACTGGGAGCGCGTGCTGCGACTTCAGGCGCCTGACGCCGAGAGGGCGGATCGCTTCGGTGCCTCACTCACCATGTCCGGCAATTCGCTTGTCGTAGGAGCCACGAGTCAGAACGACGGCCAGGGTGCCGTGTACGTTTTTGAAAAGGATCCATCGGGCGAGTGGGCCGCGAGTGCTCGCGTGACCGCGCAAGAGCCAACGAGGGAGCTGGGCCGCGCTGTCGCAGTGCAGGGCAAGTGGTTGATCGCAGGATCGTCAGGTGACAATGACATGGCGGGTACCGCCTACCTGTTCAAGCGAACGGAGGATGGTTCCTGGGCGCAGAGAGCTGCCCTGAACGCTGATTCTTCGAAGTCCATGACGGGCTACGCGTCGAACGTCTCACTCGCCAACGGCGTCGCGCTCGTCAGCGCACCGATGGAAGACAAAGGTGGTGTCGTTTACACGTTCCGCTACGACGAGTCCACGATGACATGGATGGAAGACGAACCGCTTGTCGGAAGCGAGAGTTCGGAGCGCGACCAATTCGGGATGCGCATTGCGGTCGAAGGCAACGAGATGCTTATTTCCGCCCCGGGTGCGGGCGGTAGAGCCGGGATCGTCTATCTGTATACCTACGATGAGAGCTCCGAGCGCTGGATCGAGTCGCGCATCCTGCGCCCCTTCGATGCGCCTCGCTTTGCCGGCTTTGGAACGGCTCTGGCCTTCAACGAGGGCGACGTATGGATCGGCGCCCCCTATGCGAATCGCTTCGAGGGTACTATCTATTCGTACGATCGGGATGGCGACTCATGGAAAGGAGTGAGCAAGGTTTCGCTGGAGGGCCTGTCCCGCGGAGCTATGTTCGGCGCGTCGATTTCCGCCGTTGGAGAGACAGCCGTCGTAGGCCTGACCGGGTCCGACTTCGGCGCGGGATCTGCCGTTATTCTGCAGCATTCGGATGCGGGCTGGGTCTCAGCATCGAGACTGGAAGGTGATCCGACCGGGCTTGAGACGGTCAGCGGTGGCCGCGTATCCTGCGACGGCGGTGAGGCGAACATTTTCAAGTGCGACCGCGTCGACTTGATTTCCTTCTTACCGGTCGCCGAGATCGGTGGTGGTCGTGGCGTACGTGTTAACGACATGTGGGGCTGGGAGGACAAACTCACCGGTCGCGAATATGCCCTTGTAGGCCGCGTCGACGGCACGTCGTTCGTCGACGTGACGGATCCGAGCCAGCCGATCTATCTCGGCAACCTGGACCGGTCGGAAGGCGCGCCTCCGAGCATCTGGCGAGACATCAAGGTGTACAAGGACCATGCGTACATCGTAGCGGACGGCGCCGAGCAGCACGGCATGCAAGTGTTTGACCTCACGCAGCTTCGCGACGTGCAGAACGCGCCAGTCGACTTCAAGGTGACCACGCACTACGACAAGATTGCGAGTGCGCACAATGTTGTGATCAACGAGGACACGGGCTTCGCGTTTGCCGTCGGAAACAGTGCGGGCGGCGAGACATGCGGCGGTGGTCTCCACATGATCGATATCAGGGAGCCGGCCAATCCGCAGTTCGCAGGTTGCTTCGCGGATCCGACAACTGGTCGTCGCAACACGGGCTACAGCCACGACGCACAGTGCATCGTTTACAACGGACCGGATGCCGACTACGCGGGTCGTGAGATCTGCTTCGGGTCGAACGAAACGGCCCTTAGTATATCCGACGTGACGGACAAGGATACGCCAGTCGCCGTCTCTTCAGCCTCGTACCCGAATGTTGCGTATTCGCATCAGGGTTGGGTTACGGAAGATCACCGCTACTTCATGATGAATGATGAAGGTGATGAACCCTCCGGTCTCGTCGAAGGAACCCGCACCCTGATCTGGGACGTGCAGGACCTGGACGATCCTCAGCTGCTGGCGGAGTATATCGCCGACAACAAGGCGACGGATCACAACCTGTACATCAAGGGCAATTTGATGTACCAGTCGAACTACGACAGCGGGTTGCGCATCCTGGATATTTCAGACGTCGCGAACCCCGTTGAGGTTGGCTTCTTTGACACGGTGCCTTTTGGCAAAGATGGTGCGGGCATGAACGGCTCGTGGAGCAACTACCCGTACTTCAAGAACGGGGTGATTGCCGTCACGAGCGGCAACGAGGGGCTCTTCCTGCTGCAACGCAAGGACGAGGGAATCTAGATCGAAGGGGTCGCCGGGTTGGCGACCCCTTTTCTTTTATATCTTCTCCCCGCATGTTGAATACCAGGGAACGAGTGTTGCCATGATGTATCGCACAATAGTCTTTCTCGTTGCTACCGCCGGATTCACGGCAGCTTGCGCACAGACGGAATCGGCACAGAACGAATCGGCCGCCGGAATGGAAGCCGCCGTCGACGACTACGCACGGGCCCAGGGAATCCTCACCGCGAAATGCGCGGCGTGTCACGGATCGGAAAAGGCCGACGCCGGATTGCGCCTTGACTCGTGGGACCACATTGTTCGCGGTTCGCAACACGGCGAAGCGCTGATCGCCTTTGATCCCGACAACAGCTTGATGATTGAGCTCGCCACGAAGCGGGTCGATGGATCTCATCCCGGCGAAGCAGGGGCCGATACGCTGACGGCGTCAGAAGTGGATGCCCTCCGGAGATGGATCGCCGATGGCGCGCGCAATGCTGCGGGTGAGACGCCGTACGCGTCTGCCCGTAATCTTGTGTACGTCTGTAATCAGGCAGAAGCGACGGTGTCGGTAATCGACGCGGATGAGAATGTGGTCATCCGAAATGTCGATCTAAGGAAACTCGGCTACGGCCCGATGGCGAAGCCGCATCATGTGGCGGTGGAGCCCGGGGGCGACCACTGGTACGTGTCGTTGATCGGGGAGAATCGGGTTCTCAAGTTTACGCGGGACAACGAACTGGTTGGCGAAGTTGAATTCGAAGTGCCCGGCATGCTGGTCTTCGATGCGTCGAGTGATCTGCTCTATGCCGGACGATCCATGAGCGCTGTGAACCCTCCGACGCGGATTGGGGTGATCAACACGAAGGACATGTCGGCGGACGAGATTGATGTGTTCGTTCCGCGGCCGCATGCGCTCGCCGTCGCGCCGGACGGGAAGTACGTGTACTCGGCAAGTCTGGCGCAGAACAC
This genomic stretch from Rhodothermales bacterium harbors:
- a CDS encoding ferrous iron transporter B; amino-acid sequence: ILVGNPNVGKSLLFKNLTNRFVIVSNYPGTTVEVVRAQAGFNGRSVQVIDTPGINDVAPRSDDVKVTLQLLKDHPTGTIVQVADAKNLRRALFLTLQLAELGRPMILVLNMLDELDERGGRIDFERLSEILGIPVVGTVAIRNQGTEDVITEVANARPPRLADGYDAEGSKDYHYHSSRARLDTVHRIMDDTYAIEKPRNASLRVRLGFWAMHPFRGMAFLAVVLLVVFWFVGLFGAGTLVDLMEVGLFEQRVSPAAITAVDAVLPFPHEHVSENITHGVGLPITPVHEITILDLDKVATLPDYALSQGAALTTAQKVMRFFHDLLVGQYGLITMALSYALAIVLPIVTTFFLVFSILEDSGYFPRMAVMVNRVFRLMGLNGKAVLPMILGLGCATMATMTTRILETRKERLVTIMLLALAVPCSAQLGVLLAMMAALSPTGAAVWVLLVVAVMLAVGSLSSRIFGGETSEFILEIPPMRRPQLANVLLKTGSRLSWYLREVIPIFVIGTAILFVLDRVNALGAIARAAEPLVTGWLGLPSEMANAFLVGFLRRDFGAVYILDAAIGDNPVLSPHQILVAMVTITLFMPCIANFLMIAREQGMKVAGSMLAFIFPFAFFVGGAVNYIGRWLLNF
- a CDS encoding ferrous iron transport protein A → MASELLTCPLCGFGFDRTDTLCAHGCPLGAMCNLVRCPSCNYEFAETYPRESWMRKLFSKKAVAAPSNLPTEVRPVSELRFGTRAEVLCVGGGGSREDRLAVFGLAPGAEVTVIQQKPSCVLKIDETELALDPEIAAQILVRVRVDEAEAA
- a CDS encoding M1 family metallopeptidase yields the protein MIRKTLLSALLVALVAPVVVAQQTRPIPYPVFNTPAVQRALDRGTRSPDGAPGPEYWTNTAEYVIDAVLSPTTNMLRGSETLTYHNNSPDTLRQLVVNLYQNLHSEGVVRTRPVQITGGVQLSRVSMNGKNLVEGRQQGFFFGPGPRPDLKLQYSIRGTKLLIDVPQGIPPGTQTKLGFSWNFEVPEVGAPRMGQDGEVYYLAYWYPQMAVYDDVDGWDNDAYQGNGEFYMGYADYDVSITVPEGWLIGATGELLNPNDVLTPTVQGRLATAARSEEVVRVVTENERQIGVSTVDSPSGTLTWKFKANNVRDFAFGTSDKYLWDATNATVGDLDGDGRNDASMIHAFYRPEAQSWDKAAEYSKFSIESLSRNIMPYPYPQMTAVQGIIGGGMEFPMITLIGGTRNEARLFGVTYHELGHMWFPMLVGQNEKAFTWMDEGLTSFNTAEGGTEFYSENRWPGEMRGYLRIVGSGFEEPSMRHADTYRNQFGRGTAAYAKPASVMHALRGMVGNELFYKALREYAHRWTNKHPLPWDLFNTFEDVLEMELDWFWTSWLFETWPLDQSVASVGTAPDGTIEVIIHDLGLTPMPAPVRVTYADGRTVDQVVPVDHWLDDNRVARMSFPAGTVSRVEIDADGYYPDANPANGIWTASDETTE
- a CDS encoding choice-of-anchor B family protein, whose amino-acid sequence is MKTMIRLFLASAVVCAFAADSVAQTYNSEAQPGSRLGFGSAVAMSADEIAVTEPTNDYSSGFVYIYRKDRGNWERVLRLQAPDAERADRFGASLTMSGNSLVVGATSQNDGQGAVYVFEKDPSGEWAASARVTAQEPTRELGRAVAVQGKWLIAGSSGDNDMAGTAYLFKRTEDGSWAQRAALNADSSKSMTGYASNVSLANGVALVSAPMEDKGGVVYTFRYDESTMTWMEDEPLVGSESSERDQFGMRIAVEGNEMLISAPGAGGRAGIVYLYTYDESSERWIESRILRPFDAPRFAGFGTALAFNEGDVWIGAPYANRFEGTIYSYDRDGDSWKGVSKVSLEGLSRGAMFGASISAVGETAVVGLTGSDFGAGSAVILQHSDAGWVSASRLEGDPTGLETVSGGRVSCDGGEANIFKCDRVDLISFLPVAEIGGGRGVRVNDMWGWEDKLTGREYALVGRVDGTSFVDVTDPSQPIYLGNLDRSEGAPPSIWRDIKVYKDHAYIVADGAEQHGMQVFDLTQLRDVQNAPVDFKVTTHYDKIASAHNVVINEDTGFAFAVGNSAGGETCGGGLHMIDIREPANPQFAGCFADPTTGRRNTGYSHDAQCIVYNGPDADYAGREICFGSNETALSISDVTDKDTPVAVSSASYPNVAYSHQGWVTEDHRYFMMNDEGDEPSGLVEGTRTLIWDVQDLDDPQLLAEYIADNKATDHNLYIKGNLMYQSNYDSGLRILDISDVANPVEVGFFDTVPFGKDGAGMNGSWSNYPYFKNGVIAVTSGNEGLFLLQRKDEGI